In Thiovibrio frasassiensis, one DNA window encodes the following:
- a CDS encoding chemotaxis protein CheW, which translates to MEAASVAQNLGPAAELAGKYLTFSLGNEDYGVGILSVREIIGVMEITAVPHTPAYIKGVINLRGKVIPVLDLRLKFTMKHKEYDERTCIIVVEVQGQTAPVQVGMVVDSVSEVLNIAAGEIEPPPSLGSSSETENILGMAKVKGEVKILLDVDRVVGEGLLQQLASE; encoded by the coding sequence ATGGAAGCGGCAAGCGTAGCGCAGAATTTAGGCCCAGCAGCGGAACTGGCAGGGAAGTATCTCACCTTTTCCTTGGGGAACGAGGATTACGGGGTCGGAATCCTCAGTGTCCGGGAGATCATCGGGGTCATGGAGATTACGGCGGTGCCGCACACCCCGGCGTATATTAAGGGGGTTATCAATCTGCGGGGCAAGGTTATCCCCGTTCTTGACCTGCGGCTCAAGTTCACGATGAAACACAAGGAATATGACGAAAGAACCTGCATCATCGTGGTCGAGGTGCAGGGGCAAACGGCTCCGGTGCAAGTTGGCATGGTGGTCGATTCGGTTTCGGAAGTCCTGAATATCGCCGCCGGGGAAATCGAGCCTCCGCCTTCCTTGGGCTCTTCCTCCGAGACCGAGAATATCCTGGGGATGGCGAAAGTGAAAGGTGAGGTCAAGATTCTGCTCGATGTCGATAGGGTCGTTGGCGAAGGGCTTTTGCAGCAGCTTGCCTCCGAGTAA
- a CDS encoding chemotaxis protein CheA → MTAGPKPLSDLLDEMALKILMIEPGDLSIVGELLELIEQLLPGSAGADTPPVIQRMATAFKGALEKFIMGELADSAENYELLGRCITEMQECARKDGHPGENILAQFCGNMKTIGIAMEPSALLGTPEVWSAGVSEDEAEARGEEECVVASPALGSSQAAPPAAGGPSSEALPDFLQDTDLLAGFIEEAFEHLESIEVNVLELEQSPDDQDIINNIFRPFHTIKGVSGFLNLKTINKLAHATENLLDDVRNGKRPMDSAVIDIVLTVGDALKSMVEDIKDVLQNGPANYQDTDISRFLADITRLQEGGAEAPSAEPVSAPARAALPEISEIEEPEPLASEKAEPVAPSQPTIARKATPAATPRAAESPATSARASGDATPKKIGATIKVDVEKLDALVNAVGELVIMQSLVRQNKLVSRIADPKLTKDFSQLTRITSELQRTAMSMRMVPIKQTFDKMIRLVRDLAKKSGKKVDLIMEGAETEIDRNMVDSIYDPLVHMMRNSVDHGISPPSDREKVGKPETGTVFLRAYQKGGSMMIEIEDDGEGLNTKKIRKKAIERGLISESDSLSDFELNNLIFLPGFSTADAITDVSGRGVGMDVVKKAVEKLRGKVEVQSQSGKGSLFVIRLPLTLAIIDGIIVRVGSERYIIPTIAIQESMHPEEKNYSTVHGRGENLLVRGDLVPIIRLYDLFGVEPTYTDPCDAIVVVVENEGRRRALMVDELLGKEEVVIKNLGGLDVPGVAGGTILGDGRVGLILDLSGVMASIAD, encoded by the coding sequence ATGACAGCTGGTCCAAAACCATTGTCTGATCTTCTGGATGAAATGGCCCTGAAGATTTTGATGATTGAGCCGGGCGACCTTTCCATTGTCGGAGAGTTGCTTGAACTGATAGAGCAGTTGTTGCCAGGAAGTGCGGGTGCGGATACCCCGCCGGTTATTCAGCGAATGGCCACCGCCTTTAAGGGCGCCCTTGAGAAATTTATCATGGGTGAGCTGGCCGACTCCGCGGAAAACTATGAGCTTCTCGGCCGGTGTATAACCGAGATGCAGGAATGTGCCCGGAAAGATGGACATCCCGGCGAGAATATCCTTGCCCAGTTCTGCGGGAACATGAAAACAATTGGCATTGCCATGGAGCCCTCGGCGCTTCTTGGCACCCCGGAAGTATGGTCCGCAGGGGTGAGTGAGGATGAAGCGGAGGCCCGGGGTGAGGAAGAGTGCGTCGTTGCTTCTCCAGCACTCGGTTCAAGCCAGGCTGCCCCTCCTGCGGCGGGCGGGCCGAGTTCGGAGGCGCTTCCTGATTTTTTGCAGGACACCGATTTGCTGGCCGGGTTTATTGAAGAGGCATTTGAGCATCTTGAATCCATCGAAGTCAACGTGCTTGAGCTGGAACAGAGCCCGGATGATCAGGATATCATCAATAATATCTTTCGGCCGTTCCATACAATCAAGGGTGTCTCCGGCTTTCTCAATCTGAAAACCATCAACAAACTCGCCCATGCCACGGAAAATCTCTTGGATGACGTGCGCAATGGCAAGCGGCCCATGGATTCGGCGGTTATTGACATCGTCCTGACCGTTGGTGATGCCCTGAAATCCATGGTTGAAGACATCAAGGATGTCTTGCAAAATGGACCGGCCAATTACCAGGATACCGATATCAGTAGATTCCTCGCGGATATTACCCGACTGCAAGAGGGCGGGGCGGAAGCCCCGTCGGCCGAACCGGTTTCTGCTCCAGCGCGGGCTGCTCTCCCGGAAATTTCCGAAATTGAAGAGCCTGAACCGTTGGCAAGCGAGAAGGCAGAGCCCGTTGCCCCATCTCAACCGACCATTGCCAGGAAGGCCACTCCGGCCGCAACTCCAAGAGCTGCCGAGTCTCCGGCAACTTCTGCCCGGGCCTCAGGGGATGCAACGCCGAAGAAAATCGGGGCCACGATCAAGGTTGACGTGGAAAAACTCGATGCCTTGGTGAACGCGGTGGGCGAATTGGTGATTATGCAGTCGCTGGTCCGGCAGAACAAGCTCGTTTCCAGGATCGCCGACCCCAAGCTTACCAAGGATTTTTCCCAACTGACCCGGATTACCTCGGAGTTGCAGCGCACGGCCATGTCCATGCGGATGGTGCCCATCAAGCAAACCTTTGACAAGATGATCCGTCTGGTCCGGGATCTTGCCAAGAAATCAGGGAAAAAGGTTGACCTGATCATGGAGGGTGCCGAGACCGAGATTGACCGGAACATGGTGGACTCAATCTATGACCCGCTTGTCCACATGATGCGAAATTCCGTGGATCATGGCATCTCTCCTCCGTCCGATCGCGAAAAGGTCGGCAAGCCGGAAACCGGCACCGTTTTTCTCCGCGCCTACCAGAAAGGCGGCAGTATGATGATCGAGATCGAGGATGACGGCGAGGGGCTGAATACCAAAAAAATCAGGAAAAAAGCCATTGAGCGCGGGCTGATCAGCGAATCCGATTCCCTCTCTGATTTTGAACTGAACAACCTGATTTTTCTTCCCGGGTTCTCCACGGCGGATGCGATTACCGATGTCTCCGGCCGTGGGGTGGGCATGGATGTCGTGAAAAAGGCGGTGGAAAAACTGCGGGGCAAGGTGGAGGTGCAAAGCCAGTCGGGCAAGGGTTCCTTGTTTGTGATCCGCTTGCCCTTGACCCTGGCGATCATCGACGGGATCATTGTTCGGGTCGGCAGCGAACGGTACATCATCCCGACCATTGCCATCCAGGAGTCCATGCATCCCGAGGAGAAAAATTACAGCACCGTGCATGGCCGGGGGGAGAACCTGCTCGTGCGCGGCGATCTTGTGCCCATTATCAGGTTGTATGACCTCTTTGGGGTGGAACCCACCTATACGGATCCTTGTGATGCCATTGTCGTTGTCGTGGAAAATGAGGGCAGGCGGCGGGCGTTGATGGTTGATGAGCTTTTGGGCAAGGAGGAGGTCGTCATTAAAAACCTTGGCGGCCTGGATGTGCCCGGTGTTGCCGGCGGCACTATTCTCGGTGATGGCCGGGTTGGACTTATCCTTGATTTGTCTGGTGTTATGGCCAGCATAGCGGATTGA
- a CDS encoding transglycosylase SLT domain-containing protein produces MRTHSFFFELLPRALPRLFVVLATGALAMSGFTGCAPLAHPNNAMAAPETAPRAQKENVARLQPEVPPAAAEEPDPQTASPQALNLAVSPEIRELAQLSAWDVLPLLTPEEEVEPYDFPITINDQVEYYLDFFQNRHRKTFTKWLARSSRYLPMIKKELALAGLPEDLAYLPMIESGFNPTVSSPASAVGTWQFMRATGRSYGLKVNAYEDERRDPVKSTKAAVAYLSNLYKEFDSWHLAVAAYNAGEGRIRRAMKQSDTDDFWEIAQGQYIHSETKLYVPQLIAAIMIAKDPGKYGFDDIDYDEPLAYETVRVPRGTPIKAVAVACNLPDEEILILNRQLSKAITPPSQADYPLRVPPGKRDLVNKNLPKVRSVKVLEFNDHVVKRGETLTTISRKYKLSKTTLLKANNLERERLSLGQHLRIPHQTTAYKLSDEPLHLAQAGASVPLLSMHMELTDTPAGKKKNAKRLKKETRTKTSAKRTAASPGKRKKPSGPTVKEKTKKSPTPSPKKSSAKKKK; encoded by the coding sequence TTGCGTACTCATTCATTTTTTTTCGAACTCCTCCCCCGTGCCCTCCCCAGGCTCTTTGTGGTTCTGGCGACAGGCGCGCTGGCAATGAGCGGCTTCACCGGTTGCGCGCCACTGGCCCACCCCAACAACGCCATGGCTGCCCCGGAAACCGCCCCCAGAGCGCAGAAAGAGAATGTTGCCCGCTTGCAACCAGAAGTTCCTCCAGCTGCAGCAGAAGAACCAGACCCGCAAACAGCGAGTCCACAAGCGCTCAACCTGGCAGTGAGCCCGGAAATCCGTGAGCTGGCGCAGCTCAGCGCCTGGGATGTTCTGCCCTTGCTCACCCCGGAAGAAGAGGTCGAGCCCTACGATTTCCCGATCACCATCAACGACCAGGTTGAATATTACCTGGATTTTTTCCAGAACCGCCATCGCAAGACCTTTACCAAATGGCTCGCCCGCTCTTCCCGATATCTGCCCATGATAAAAAAAGAGCTGGCCCTGGCCGGACTGCCCGAGGATCTCGCCTACCTGCCCATGATCGAAAGCGGCTTCAACCCCACGGTTTCTTCCCCGGCCAGCGCGGTGGGGACCTGGCAATTCATGCGCGCCACCGGGCGCAGCTATGGCCTGAAGGTCAACGCCTATGAAGACGAACGGCGCGACCCGGTCAAATCGACCAAGGCAGCGGTCGCCTATCTTTCCAACCTGTACAAGGAGTTTGACTCGTGGCATCTGGCGGTGGCCGCCTACAATGCCGGGGAAGGGCGGATCAGGCGGGCCATGAAACAGTCCGACACCGACGATTTCTGGGAGATTGCCCAGGGCCAGTATATCCACTCGGAAACCAAGCTCTATGTCCCGCAACTCATCGCCGCCATCATGATTGCCAAGGACCCGGGAAAGTACGGTTTTGACGACATTGATTATGACGAGCCGCTGGCATACGAGACCGTGCGCGTGCCCCGCGGAACCCCGATTAAGGCGGTGGCCGTGGCCTGTAATCTGCCCGACGAGGAGATCCTCATCCTGAATCGGCAGCTGTCCAAAGCCATCACCCCGCCATCCCAAGCGGATTACCCCTTGCGGGTCCCGCCGGGAAAGAGGGACTTGGTGAACAAAAATCTCCCAAAAGTTCGTAGCGTCAAGGTCCTCGAATTCAATGACCATGTGGTAAAACGCGGAGAAACCCTGACCACCATCAGCCGAAAATACAAATTGAGCAAAACCACCCTGCTGAAGGCCAATAATCTCGAACGGGAGCGGCTTTCCCTGGGACAACACCTGAGAATCCCCCACCAAACCACGGCTTATAAGCTCAGTGATGAACCGCTCCACCTGGCCCAGGCCGGAGCCAGCGTCCCCTTGCTTTCCATGCACATGGAGTTGACCGATACGCCAGCCGGCAAAAAAAAGAACGCCAAGCGCCTCAAAAAAGAGACCCGAACAAAAACATCGGCAAAACGGACCGCTGCTTCGCCTGGAAAGAGAAAGAAGCCCTCGGGTCCAACGGTTAAAGAAAAAACAAAAAAATCTCCGACACCTTCCCCAAAAAAATCCAGCGCCAAGAAAAAAAAATAA
- a CDS encoding SDR family NAD(P)-dependent oxidoreductase, translating to MQLQGKIALVLGGAKGIGKGIGFALAGAGATVVLTHFDWPEEAARMQEELGALGGDHLALKVDLRDPTAIEELFATIQTRYGGLHILINNIERGGMPVVHGPYTPEQWELEMATTLRAKWWVMRSALPLLQESPEAAVVTLSSIAGIVGRLGPAGLIFNDGYSAANRAVSSFTETWAREGAPTIRVNELMLGFFETRHGEHTRGWGLLSAEQRAAITEHVLLKRTGKIEEIVAAVFFLLQDATYMTGSVLRMDGGYVLGGEKIPPMPDGVE from the coding sequence ATGCAACTGCAAGGAAAAATAGCCCTTGTTCTCGGAGGGGCGAAGGGGATCGGCAAGGGAATCGGTTTTGCCTTGGCCGGAGCCGGGGCCACCGTTGTTCTCACCCACTTTGATTGGCCCGAAGAAGCTGCCCGCATGCAGGAGGAGCTTGGGGCCCTTGGCGGCGACCATCTGGCGCTCAAAGTCGACCTGCGCGACCCGACGGCCATCGAGGAGCTTTTTGCCACCATCCAGACGCGCTACGGCGGACTCCACATCCTGATCAACAATATCGAACGCGGCGGCATGCCCGTTGTCCACGGCCCTTACACCCCGGAGCAATGGGAGTTGGAGATGGCCACCACCCTCCGGGCAAAATGGTGGGTCATGCGCTCCGCCCTGCCCCTTTTGCAAGAAAGCCCCGAGGCAGCGGTGGTCACCCTTTCTTCCATTGCCGGGATTGTCGGCCGCTTGGGGCCGGCTGGGCTCATCTTCAACGATGGGTACAGCGCAGCCAATCGCGCCGTTTCTTCCTTTACGGAAACCTGGGCCAGGGAAGGCGCTCCCACGATACGGGTCAACGAATTGATGCTGGGATTTTTTGAAACCAGACACGGTGAGCACACCCGGGGCTGGGGGTTGCTCAGTGCGGAACAGCGAGCGGCCATCACCGAGCATGTCTTGCTGAAACGAACGGGGAAGATTGAGGAAATTGTTGCAGCGGTTTTCTTTCTCTTGCAAGACGCCACCTACATGACAGGTTCGGTCCTGCGGATGGACGGGGGCTATGTCCTGGGCGGCGAAAAAATTCCGCCCATGCCGGATGGGGTGGAGTGA
- a CDS encoding nucleoside deaminase has product MHHETFMRLALQQAKQALANNEFPVGAVIVSDSEPVAAGRRENSQSDRANELDHAEIVALRDLLARRPDIDRQSLTVYSTMEPCLMCYSTMLLNGIRTFVYAYEDAMGGGTGLQLTHLAPLYQAMMPEVHILPHVLRQESLTLFKTFFSSPANNYWHESLLAEYTLAQP; this is encoded by the coding sequence ATGCATCACGAGACATTCATGCGCCTTGCCCTGCAGCAGGCGAAACAGGCCTTGGCCAATAACGAATTTCCGGTGGGCGCCGTTATTGTTTCCGACAGCGAACCGGTCGCCGCGGGCAGACGCGAAAACAGCCAGAGCGATAGGGCCAACGAACTGGACCATGCCGAGATTGTCGCCCTGCGGGATCTCCTTGCCCGCCGGCCCGATATCGACCGGCAGAGCCTCACGGTGTATTCGACCATGGAGCCCTGCCTTATGTGCTACTCCACCATGCTGCTCAACGGCATCCGCACCTTTGTCTATGCGTACGAAGACGCCATGGGCGGCGGCACCGGCTTACAGCTTACCCACCTCGCCCCCCTCTACCAGGCAATGATGCCGGAGGTCCACATCCTGCCCCATGTCCTGCGCCAGGAAAGCCTAACCCTTTTCAAGACCTTTTTCTCCAGCCCGGCAAACAACTACTGGCATGAGAGCCTGCTGGCAGAATACACCCTGGCCCAACCCTGA
- a CDS encoding radical SAM protein, with protein MNQPVAKTLHFKPHERNIFFHLLTACNLSCKHCYINPAQHGTATVSRETMEQWLTLFYDPHKESNVIFLGGEPTLHPDLVHGIRYARSLGYKTITVDSNGYLHHDLLNRLKPDEAVLSFSLDGPNPEVNDALRGAGVFATCTANLQKAIGLGFEVSVIYTVSQLNIEHLAAMPELLERLGCKRFFIQVIGLRGKSASEQETNLQVSPEEWLAVIPGVAKDAAHRGIHVIYPKVFLEPGEEFLCAGNVAENYFIFPNGRVYLCPLCEDFPLHTFRIEDNCLVENSGITEKNLFSLNIPEGCVMNKLLQPGNLEYKPDGSPRHRISCCLLKQEIRPEPPRKQK; from the coding sequence ATGAACCAGCCTGTCGCCAAAACCCTGCACTTCAAACCGCACGAGCGCAATATCTTCTTCCACCTCCTGACCGCCTGCAACCTCTCCTGCAAACATTGCTACATCAACCCGGCCCAACACGGCACCGCAACCGTTTCCCGCGAGACCATGGAGCAATGGCTCACGCTTTTTTATGATCCGCACAAGGAAAGCAACGTCATCTTCCTGGGCGGCGAGCCGACCCTGCACCCGGACCTGGTCCACGGCATCCGGTATGCCCGATCCTTAGGCTACAAAACCATCACCGTGGACTCAAACGGCTATCTCCATCACGACCTGCTCAACCGACTCAAGCCCGACGAGGCCGTACTCAGCTTCAGCCTGGACGGTCCGAATCCGGAGGTCAACGATGCGCTGCGCGGGGCTGGGGTTTTCGCCACCTGTACCGCCAATCTGCAAAAGGCCATCGGCCTGGGTTTTGAGGTAAGCGTGATCTATACGGTGAGCCAGCTCAATATCGAGCATCTGGCGGCCATGCCCGAGCTGCTGGAGCGGTTGGGCTGCAAGCGGTTTTTTATTCAGGTCATCGGGTTGCGCGGCAAATCGGCCAGCGAACAGGAAACAAACCTGCAGGTTTCCCCGGAAGAGTGGCTGGCCGTGATCCCTGGGGTGGCCAAGGATGCGGCCCACAGGGGGATCCATGTCATCTATCCCAAGGTTTTCCTGGAGCCGGGGGAGGAATTTCTCTGCGCAGGCAATGTGGCGGAGAACTACTTCATCTTCCCCAATGGGAGGGTGTACCTCTGCCCGCTCTGCGAGGATTTCCCCCTGCACACCTTCCGCATTGAAGACAACTGCCTTGTGGAAAACAGCGGGATCACGGAAAAAAACCTCTTTTCCCTGAACATCCCCGAGGGGTGCGTGATGAATAAACTGCTCCAGCCGGGCAACCTCGAATACAAGCCGGACGGCAGCCCGCGCCACCGGATTTCCTGCTGCCTGCTCAAGCAGGAAATCCGGCCTGAACCGCCGCGCAAACAAAAATAA
- the hisF gene encoding imidazole glycerol phosphate synthase subunit HisF has protein sequence MNITLLDYGAGNVRSVRNAIKKLGFTVTDAKTPADILAAEKLIFPGVGSFGSAMQRLHQFGYVEPLLEYLRADRPFLGICLGLQTLFEGSEEALGVAGLGIIKGQVRRFSETTLSVPQIGWNGINIRKPSRLLAGFSEEKLYFVHSYRAAIEAGNEEWVLTTTNYGEEFISSVQKGNVAACQFHPEKSGAAGLAILKNFLEATDLSAAGPMEIATNPTETHLAKRIIACLDVRSNDNGDLVVTKGDQYDVREAQGEVRNLGKPVELARRYYEEGADEITFLNITGFRDFPMKDQPMLEVLQRTSEQVFVPLTIGGGIREFTDSTGKHYSALDVAAEYFRSGADKISIGSDAVLIAEEYLKAGKKSGASSIEQISAVYGNQAVVISVDPRRVYVKSPEDTPRHTIKTKFPGPNGEEYCWYQCTIKGGREGREVDALELATSCEALGAGEILLNCIDKDGTNSGFDLELINQVRSAVSIPVIASSGAGKVEHFSEVFAETGAEAALAAGIFHRQEVPISAVKAHLREKGIETR, from the coding sequence ATGAACATAACACTCCTGGACTACGGGGCCGGCAATGTCCGCAGCGTCCGTAACGCCATCAAAAAACTCGGCTTCACCGTTACCGACGCCAAAACTCCGGCGGATATCCTGGCTGCGGAAAAGCTGATCTTCCCCGGGGTGGGCAGCTTCGGCAGCGCCATGCAGCGGCTGCACCAGTTCGGCTATGTCGAGCCGCTTTTGGAATATCTCCGAGCGGACCGCCCGTTTCTGGGCATCTGCCTGGGGCTGCAAACCCTGTTCGAGGGAAGCGAAGAGGCCTTGGGCGTGGCCGGACTGGGGATCATCAAGGGCCAGGTCCGACGGTTCAGCGAAACAACCCTTTCGGTGCCGCAGATCGGCTGGAACGGGATCAATATCAGAAAACCCTCCCGGCTGCTGGCCGGTTTCTCGGAGGAAAAGCTCTACTTTGTCCACTCCTACCGGGCCGCCATCGAGGCGGGCAACGAGGAGTGGGTGCTGACCACCACCAACTACGGCGAGGAGTTCATCAGCTCGGTGCAGAAGGGCAATGTGGCGGCCTGCCAGTTCCATCCGGAAAAAAGCGGCGCCGCCGGGCTGGCGATCCTGAAAAACTTTCTCGAAGCCACGGACCTTTCCGCTGCTGGCCCCATGGAGATTGCCACAAACCCTACGGAAACACACCTCGCCAAACGGATCATCGCCTGCCTCGATGTGCGCAGCAACGACAACGGCGACCTGGTGGTGACCAAGGGCGACCAGTACGATGTGCGCGAAGCCCAAGGCGAGGTGCGAAACCTCGGCAAGCCGGTGGAGCTGGCCCGCCGCTATTACGAGGAAGGCGCCGACGAGATCACCTTCTTGAACATCACCGGTTTCCGGGACTTCCCCATGAAGGACCAGCCCATGCTCGAGGTCTTGCAGCGCACCTCGGAGCAGGTCTTCGTGCCGCTCACCATCGGCGGCGGCATCCGCGAGTTTACCGACTCCACCGGCAAGCACTACTCGGCCCTGGACGTGGCCGCGGAATACTTCCGCTCCGGAGCCGACAAGATCTCCATCGGCAGCGACGCGGTGCTCATTGCCGAGGAATACCTGAAGGCCGGCAAAAAATCCGGGGCCAGCTCCATCGAGCAGATCTCGGCGGTGTACGGCAACCAGGCCGTGGTGATCTCCGTTGATCCGCGGAGGGTGTACGTAAAATCGCCAGAGGACACCCCGCGCCACACCATCAAGACCAAATTCCCCGGACCAAACGGTGAGGAATATTGCTGGTATCAGTGCACCATCAAGGGAGGCCGCGAGGGCCGCGAGGTGGACGCCCTGGAGCTGGCCACCTCCTGCGAGGCCTTGGGCGCGGGAGAAATACTGTTGAACTGCATCGACAAGGACGGCACCAATTCGGGCTTTGACCTGGAACTGATCAATCAGGTGCGCTCGGCTGTCTCCATCCCGGTCATCGCCTCAAGCGGCGCAGGCAAGGTGGAGCATTTCTCCGAGGTCTTTGCGGAGACCGGGGCCGAAGCAGCCCTGGCGGCAGGAATCTTCCACCGGCAGGAGGTGCCCATCAGCGCGGTGAAGGCGCATCTGCGCGAAAAGGGGATTGAAACGCGGTAG
- a CDS encoding type II toxin-antitoxin system RelE/ParE family toxin encodes MIKSFKHKGLEDFFYNGRKKGIRPEHSVKLALILDRLHAANEVKDMNYPGSNLHKLTGDKKGQYAVNVSGNWRIFFEFTAGDAYVVDYDDYH; translated from the coding sequence ATGATTAAATCATTCAAACACAAAGGGCTTGAAGATTTTTTCTACAACGGCAGGAAGAAAGGAATTCGGCCTGAACATTCCGTTAAGCTTGCGCTCATTCTTGACCGTCTCCATGCCGCGAACGAAGTCAAGGATATGAATTATCCAGGCTCCAACCTGCACAAATTAACAGGAGATAAAAAAGGACAATACGCCGTAAATGTATCCGGAAACTGGAGAATATTTTTCGAATTTACGGCTGGTGATGCATACGTTGTTGATTATGACGACTATCACTGA
- a CDS encoding HigA family addiction module antitoxin: MKRPPTHPGKIIKEDYQNPLTISVTELASILGVSRKTISKIINERGAITPDMALRLSRAFDTTPELWLNLQKNYDLWQAEHESKAWQMVKPISSQLLHSLG, encoded by the coding sequence ATGAAAAGGCCACCTACCCACCCAGGAAAAATCATAAAAGAAGACTACCAAAATCCTTTAACCATATCCGTAACTGAGTTGGCTTCCATCCTTGGCGTTTCCAGAAAAACGATATCAAAAATAATCAATGAAAGAGGTGCCATCACCCCGGATATGGCATTGCGCCTCTCTCGTGCCTTCGATACTACCCCCGAGCTATGGTTAAATTTACAAAAAAATTATGACCTTTGGCAGGCAGAGCATGAATCAAAGGCTTGGCAAATGGTAAAGCCAATTTCTTCGCAATTGCTTCATTCTCTTGGATAA
- a CDS encoding nucleotidyltransferase family protein produces MKTKQQIIEILTSCKPEVEKNFGVKRLALFGSYARGEQKPDSDVDILVEVGPEIGLEFVTLADRIEQLLGEPVELVSTRAIKPKFLQHISKDLEYV; encoded by the coding sequence TTGAAGACGAAGCAACAAATCATCGAGATTCTGACGTCCTGTAAGCCTGAGGTAGAAAAGAATTTTGGGGTGAAACGGCTGGCGCTTTTCGGTTCTTATGCCCGGGGCGAGCAAAAGCCTGACAGTGACGTGGATATCCTTGTGGAAGTGGGGCCGGAAATAGGTTTGGAATTCGTAACTCTGGCCGATCGGATTGAACAATTGCTGGGGGAGCCGGTGGAACTGGTATCCACCCGGGCAATCAAACCGAAGTTCTTACAGCACATCAGCAAGGATCTGGAATATGTCTGA
- a CDS encoding HepT-like ribonuclease domain-containing protein, translating into MSERSAALLIDDILEAASKIASYTAGMTREDFVSSGMAADAVVRNLEIIGEAANRLPKDFTDKHPKIEWRKVIGLRHRIVHDYFGVDLDIIWAVTRQDLPDFISQITTL; encoded by the coding sequence ATGTCTGAACGTTCAGCCGCTCTGCTGATCGATGATATCCTTGAGGCCGCGTCAAAAATCGCTTCCTACACGGCTGGGATGACGCGAGAAGATTTTGTATCCTCCGGCATGGCCGCCGATGCCGTGGTTCGCAATCTCGAAATCATTGGTGAAGCCGCTAATCGACTGCCGAAGGATTTCACCGATAAACACCCCAAAATCGAGTGGCGCAAGGTCATCGGCTTACGGCACCGGATCGTGCATGACTATTTTGGCGTTGACCTGGATATCATCTGGGCCGTCACGCGGCAAGACCTGCCGGACTTTATATCCCAAATCACCACCCTGTAG
- a CDS encoding addiction module protein — MRILSPELNTEKLIESLDMPDNPLSAGWQEEIRRRCAEFDNSTGLLRDADSVFKNAYASLT, encoded by the coding sequence TTGCGTATCCTGTCCCCGGAACTCAATACCGAGAAACTGATAGAGAGCCTTGACATGCCTGACAATCCCCTGTCGGCGGGATGGCAAGAAGAAATTCGGCGTCGCTGTGCCGAATTTGACAATTCCACAGGCCTGCTACGCGACGCCGATTCCGTATTCAAAAATGCATACGCATCATTGACATGA
- a CDS encoding DUF2569 family protein, translated as MDSTLLLSFLPLPIFIVIAWAISRAIKKAANKHPPATPDQSAISGIGGWLLLLILGLMFLGPLMGAGRINLDFMSVESQYPNLKTVAAWGTFKSSTWLTFLLVSCLSFYAGIGLVKSRNILVVKRAKIIIWVIGPAASILLGILIPLLVFGKSDPDPKFVGSMIASIVGAAIWTAYLSKSKRVLSTYGIKPPST; from the coding sequence ATGGACTCAACGTTGCTGCTATCTTTCCTCCCACTGCCAATCTTCATCGTGATTGCATGGGCAATATCACGCGCCATAAAAAAGGCTGCAAACAAACATCCGCCTGCTACGCCAGATCAAAGTGCAATCTCTGGTATTGGAGGCTGGTTGTTGCTGTTGATTCTTGGCCTTATGTTTTTGGGGCCACTTATGGGTGCTGGTCGTATAAATTTGGACTTTATGTCCGTTGAATCTCAATACCCAAATCTGAAAACAGTAGCCGCCTGGGGCACATTCAAGTCCTCGACATGGTTGACTTTCCTGCTCGTATCTTGCCTGAGTTTTTACGCAGGTATTGGCCTCGTGAAAAGCCGCAACATTCTTGTAGTTAAGCGCGCAAAAATCATTATCTGGGTGATCGGTCCAGCCGCCAGCATCTTGCTGGGTATATTAATTCCTCTCTTGGTGTTCGGAAAGAGTGACCCCGATCCAAAATTTGTAGGAAGCATGATCGCTTCTATTGTCGGAGCAGCAATCTGGACCGCGTATCTTTCCAAGTCCAAACGTGTCCTGTCTACGTATGGTATCAAGCCCCCCAGCACCTAA